Within the uncultured Draconibacterium sp. genome, the region CAATTGGCCACACCGAGCCGCGAATGGCCATGTACGAATACCCGGAATACGACTACCGGGTAACCGGGGATATTACAAATTTGGAAATCTGATTCAACAGATTTCTCCTCTTCTTTTCATCCACTCTATTCGCTAATAATACCGATGACGAAAAATCGTGAGCCATTGTTTCGTCTACTTGCAATGATTTAATTTCTCAGTATCGGCATTATACCAATTATGAAAATAATTGCAAAATAGCCTAATCATTTTCATAATTGGTATAACTTAACTCACTGCCCGGTCAACTGTAGCACCTCCACTCTTTTTTTCCATGCTTTCTCCATACGGTCAAGTGCTTCCTGAAGAACCCAGGTTGGACAAGCCAGATTGATACGCTCAAAACCTTCTCCCGGTTCGCCAAAAATATAGCCTTCATCAGTAAATATGAAAGCTTCTTCTGCCATAAATTTATTTAACTCTTTATAATGAAGTCCTAAACCCCGACAATCCAACCACTGAAGATAAGTTCCTTCCAAGGGGATAACTTTTATTTGTGGAAACTTTTCATTTATAAAAGTCTCCAAAAGTTTACGGTTATCTTCCAATACCGTTAAAAGTTCTTCCAGCCAGTCTTCGCAATCATTGTATGCAATCTCACATCCTTTATAACCGGCTATATTACAGAAATAAACTGCCTGGCTTTCGCGATATTCATACACCTTCTCTTTCAACTCAGGATTAGGAATAATTAAATTAGAGGTCATTAATCCTGCCAGGTTGAATGTTTTACTTGGCGCAGTACAAACAACACAGTTTTGTGCAATTTCCTCTGATATTGTTGCAAAAACCCGATGTTTATATCCAGGCATAATCAAATCCTGATGAATCTCATCGGCAATTACCATTACATCATTATCAAGACAAATTTTACCAATACGAGCCAGTTCCTCTTCTGTCCAAACACGGCCTACCGGATTATGGGGATTGCTTAGTATACAAAGAGTATTCTTTGGATTCTTTGCTTTTTCCTCAAAATCATCAAAGTCAATTTCGTAATGATCTCCGGTTAATTTAAGCTGTGTTTCAACTAAAGTTCTTCCACCTTTCCGAACCGCATTATAGAAAGGATAATAAACAGGGGTAAATACAATAACACCTTCATCCGGTTGGGCAAATAATTTTACCAGGTGAAATAATGCAGGAACAACACCGGGATACTCTACGATCCAATCTTTTTTAATATCCCATTGATGACGACGCTTCATCCATCCAATTATCGCATTATAATAAGCATCTGTTGCGAATGTATAACCCAAAATTGAGTTCTTTAAATGTTCTGAAATGCCTTCAGCCACCTGAGGTGGATTTTTAAATTCCATATCTGCCACAGAAAATGGAACAACTCCTTCAGGAACATCAGGATTTTCCTTATACATTCCATCCCATTTGCATGAACCTGTATCTTTTCTTGATAGCAGGGTTTCAAAATCATATTTCATTATCTATCTCTTATTAGTTGTGTATTAATCTTCAATTTCTTCGTAGCTTGGACTAAGGTCGACATGCTTCATGCGCATTTCTGTAAAAATGGCAGCGACTACCAACAATACTACATTTCCAATAATCAATGCAGTGGAAAGCTGAATAATATTCAACCAAATATTAAAAACAGCACAAGCGGTAGAAAAAATTATTATAAATATCAACATATTTTTACCACTCTTAAATTTTGATCTTTCCCATCCGGCCGGACTAATTTTTGGCAATTTCCATGTGTAAGCACATATAATTGCGACTGCTAATGTAGTCAGAATTAAACACAGATTTCCAAGAATACTAATTGACAAACCTGAGATAATGCAAACCACAGCTATTACATATAAAATCGCGAGCAGGATAACCGGAGTTTTATATTTTGGATGTAAATAGGCAAGTTTTTGTGGTAACCATCCGTCATCGCAACCTTGTAGAATTGGTTTTGTTGCCCAAGCAAATTGTGCGTTTAAGGTTGAAATTAGCGCAAACATTGCACCACAAACGATAAAGAATACATACAGCGGACGAGATAAAACAGTTTCTGCAACTGTTGCTAAATTTACACCCGCAACTTGTTCAACAGGAAGAACGCCGGCAGCAACTACACCAATTATACCATATATAATAGCTACTACCAGTGTTGAAATAATCATAACAAGAGGAATATCTCTGATTGGATTTTTTGCTTCTGCTGATAAGTTTGTAACCACTGTACCACCACCCACGGCAAATGTAAGTAAAGCACCTGCCTGCAATAGCCCGTCAAAGCCATTGGTCATAAATCCCTGTGAAAAATAGTCTGGTTGGATATGGGTAACACCAAAGGCAGCAAATATACCAAGCGCAACACATAAAAGAATTACGATAACCTTTTGGAATTTTGCCATAACATCTACACCAATAATGTTAACAATAAAAAACACAGTAGTTAGAATTAACGCGATGGTCTTCTCGCCTCCAAAATGAAATAATGAAATAAAGTAGCTGGCAAATGAAAGCGAAAACATTGCCAACGAGAGGTTGCTTAGCGCATTTACAATGGTATAAATACCGGCCATGCGCTTACCGGCCAACATCGCAACCATCGTATATTCTCCTCCTCGTACGCATACTGTTCCACAAATTAAAATTTTTGGAATAGAATATCCGACTACCAAAACTGCCGAAATAATAAATGCAATCGGAACCGAACGACCGGTTAATGCAATGGCTGCTCCTAACAAAGTCATAATACCGGCACCAATAATCTGCCCAATTGCGGTACTCATCAAATCCCAAAACCCCAGTGTTTTTTTTAACTGTTTTGTAGAATTGCCTTGTTTTGCCATAATAAAATATCTTAATTTATTTCTTAGTCATTATATCAAGCACCATCTTATCGGTCTGGGTCATTCCTTCCGACCCAATATCGGTTAGGTTTCTGATGGTCTTATCCACGTCGTTATCGGCAATTCCTTCCAACGACGAAACCACTTTATTGTCCATGGCCATCATGGCCGAAAAAGTAGCTGACGATGCAGCATTTGAAACTTTAAGTGCACAACTCGGTTTCGCACCATCGCAAATTACTCCGGCAATATTTCCGATCATATTTTTTACGGAATAGGCTACCTGGTCGCGGTTGCCTCCCATTAAATAGGTAATTCCGCACGATGCCCCAATTCCGGCAACTGTCACGCCACACAATCCTGACAGGCGACCCAAACCTCTCTTTATGTATATTACCATCAGGTGACTCAATGCCAGTGCACGGATCATTTGCTCTTTGGGTTTGTT harbors:
- a CDS encoding APC family permease produces the protein MAKQGNSTKQLKKTLGFWDLMSTAIGQIIGAGIMTLLGAAIALTGRSVPIAFIISAVLVVGYSIPKILICGTVCVRGGEYTMVAMLAGKRMAGIYTIVNALSNLSLAMFSLSFASYFISLFHFGGEKTIALILTTVFFIVNIIGVDVMAKFQKVIVILLCVALGIFAAFGVTHIQPDYFSQGFMTNGFDGLLQAGALLTFAVGGGTVVTNLSAEAKNPIRDIPLVMIISTLVVAIIYGIIGVVAAGVLPVEQVAGVNLATVAETVLSRPLYVFFIVCGAMFALISTLNAQFAWATKPILQGCDDGWLPQKLAYLHPKYKTPVILLAILYVIAVVCIISGLSISILGNLCLILTTLAVAIICAYTWKLPKISPAGWERSKFKSGKNMLIFIIIFSTACAVFNIWLNIIQLSTALIIGNVVLLVVAAIFTEMRMKHVDLSPSYEEIED
- a CDS encoding MalY/PatB family protein, which encodes MKYDFETLLSRKDTGSCKWDGMYKENPDVPEGVVPFSVADMEFKNPPQVAEGISEHLKNSILGYTFATDAYYNAIIGWMKRRHQWDIKKDWIVEYPGVVPALFHLVKLFAQPDEGVIVFTPVYYPFYNAVRKGGRTLVETQLKLTGDHYEIDFDDFEEKAKNPKNTLCILSNPHNPVGRVWTEEELARIGKICLDNDVMVIADEIHQDLIMPGYKHRVFATISEEIAQNCVVCTAPSKTFNLAGLMTSNLIIPNPELKEKVYEYRESQAVYFCNIAGYKGCEIAYNDCEDWLEELLTVLEDNRKLLETFINEKFPQIKVIPLEGTYLQWLDCRGLGLHYKELNKFMAEEAFIFTDEGYIFGEPGEGFERINLACPTWVLQEALDRMEKAWKKRVEVLQLTGQ